The Drechmeria coniospora strain ARSEF 6962 chromosome 02, whole genome shotgun sequence genome has a segment encoding these proteins:
- a CDS encoding small nuclear ribonucleoprotein produces the protein MAPPQPELKKYLDKRLFVQLNGSRKVTGVLRGYDVFLNIVLDDAVEETDGQGRKNIGMVVIRGNSVVMLEAMERIAGEDRQQQQHR, from the exons ATGGCGCCCCCTCAGCCCGAGCTCAAAAAG TATCTCGACAAGAGACTCTTCGTTCAACTGAACGGCAGCCGCAAAGTCACGGGCGTCCTGCGAGGATATGAT GTCTTTCTGAAtatcgtcctcgacgatgcggtcgaggagacggaTGGGCAGGGCAGGAAGAACATTGGCATGGTC GTCATCCGTGGCAACTCAGTCGTCATGCTCGAAGCTATGGAGAGAATTGCGGGCGAGGACagacagcagcagcaacaccGATGA
- a CDS encoding Rhodanese-like protein, producing the protein MIDKSTLTANANAEPSSVPWWAAFPEPKANCHSLEAADVKQLIESHASLGANGDRGFLLVDVRRTDWEGGTVTTSINLPAHTLYQTRPVVYQLCKQAGIKTIIFYCGSSNGRGPRCAGWMQDYLNEVGEASMTAAILKGGIKGWQRVYGGQMMDAYDKKFWQQEPSS; encoded by the exons ATGATCGACAAGTCGACACTGACGGCAAACGCAAACGCCGAACCGTCTTCGGTTCCCTGGTGGGCTGCTTTCCCCGAGCCCAAGGCGAACTGCCATagcctcgaggcggccgatgTGAAGCAGCTCATAGAGAGCCATGCCTCGCTCGGCGCGAATGGCGACAGGggcttcctcctcgtcgatgtCCGTCGGACCGATTGGGAGGGCGGCACGGTGACGACATCCATCAACCTCCCCGCCCACACGCTGTATCAGACTCGTCCGGTCGTCTACCAGCTGTGCAAGCAAGCGGGCATCAAGACCATCATTTTCTACTGCG GGAGTTCGAACGGCCGAGGACCCAGATGTGCTGGCTGGATGCAGGACTACCTcaacgaggtcggcgaggcgagcatGACGGCGGCAATCTTGAAGGGGGGGATCAAGGGCTGGCAGAGAGTATATGGCGGCCAGATGATGGACGCGTACGATAAAAAGTTCTGGCAGCAGGAGCCAAGCTCGTAG